The sequence below is a genomic window from bacterium.
GGATGCGGTTGGCGGTCGCCCGCCCGATCCCGAAGATGTACGTCAGCGCGATCTCCACGCGCTTCTCCCGAGGCAGATCCACTCCCGCGATACGAGCCACCGTCCCTGTCCTCCTTGCCGCCGCCGCGCCCTAGCCCTGGCGCTGCTTGTGCTTGGGGTTGTCGCAGATCACCCGCACCGTGCCCTTGCGGCGGACGACCTTGCACTTGTCGCAAATCTTCTTCACCGACGACCGGACCTTCATGACCCTCGCCTCCTTCGCGGCGTCTAGTACGCTACTTGTACCGGAACACGATCCGGCCGCGGTTCAGATCGTACGGCGAGAGCTCCAGCTTGACCTTGTCGCCGGGGAGGATGCGGATGTAGTGCATCCGCATCTTCCCGGAGATGTAGGCCAGGATCCGGTGCCCCCCCTCGAGCTCCACCCGGAACATCGCGTTCGGGAGCGGCTCGACGATGGTCCCCTCGACCTCGATCGGCTCTTCCTTGCCCATGCCCTTACCTCTCTCCTACGCCCGTGCGGGAAGGGTCAGCACGTCCGGCCCCTCCTCGCGGATGGCGACCGTGTGCTCAAAGTGCGCCGACAGCCGCCGGTCGGCCGTGACCACCGTCCAGCCGTCGGCGAGCACCTCGACCCCCGCGCCTCCGGCATTGATCATCGGCTCGATGGCCAGCACCATTCCCGCCTGCAGCCGCGGACCGCTCCCCGGCCTGCCGTAGTTCGGCACCTGCGGGTCCTCGTGCATCGCCCGCCCGATGCCGTGCCCGACGTAGTCGCGCACGACGCCGTAGCCCGCCTCCTCGGCGCAGCTCTGGATCGCCCAGGAGATGTCGTGGAGGCGGTTGCCCGGCCGCGCCTGTTCCAGGCCGCGCGCCAGCGCCTCCTCGGTGACCCGCAGCAGCCGCTCGGCCTCCGGCGCGATGCGCCCCACGGGAAGCGTCACGGCCGCGTCGCCGAAGTAGCCCTCGAACTCCGCGCCGACGTCGATGCTCAGGATGTCCCCCTCCGCGAGGCGGCGCTCCGACGGGATGCCGTGCACCACGACCTCGTTCGGCGAGGCGCAGATGCTGGCCGGATAGCCGCGGTAGCCCTTGAAGGCCGGCCGCATCCCGCGGGCGCGCAGCGTGCTCTCGGCGTAGCGGTCGAGTTCGCGCGTGGTGACGCCCGGGCGCACCAGCTCGCGCAGGCCCGCCAGGGTCTGCGCCACCGCCAGCCCCGCCTCGCGCATGCGCTCGATCTCCTCCGCCGTCTTGATCTGGATCATCTACTTCTTCAGGAAGCCCTTGTAGTGGCGGGTGAGCAGGTGCGACTCGATCTGCGTCACCGTGTCGCGCGCCGTCACGACCGCGATCATCAGCGAGGTTCCGCCGAAGTAGTACGGCACGTTCATCTTCGAGATCAGGATGTCCGGCAGCACGCAGATGGCCGCGACGTAGACCGCGCCGCCGAGGGTGATGCGCGTGACCACCCGGTCGATGTACTCCGCCGTCTTCTTGCCGGGGCGCACCCCGGGGATGAAGCCGCCGTACTTCTTGAGGTTCTCCGCGAGGTCCTCGGGGTTGAAGACGACCGCCGTGTAGAAGTAGCAGAAGAAGAGGATGAAGAAGACGAACAGCGTCTCGTAGAGGACGGTCCCCGGCGAGAGGTACTCCGAGATCCGCTTGAGGAAGTCGACGTTCGCGAACTGGAGGATCGTCGCCGGGAACATGATGATCGCCGAGGCGAAGATCGGCGGGATGACCCCCGAGGTGTTGATCTTGAGCGGGATGTACGTGCTCTGCCCGCCGACCATCTTGCGCCCGACCACGCGCCGCGCGTACTGGACCGGGATCTTGCGCTGGCCGCTCTCGGCGAAGACGATGAAGGCGACGACCGCGACCATGAGCACGATCAGCGCCAGGACCAGCACGAGCGAGATGTTGCCCGACTTGTAGAGCGTGAAGGTGTTGACGATGGCCGCCGGCATGCGCACGACGATCCCGGCGAAGAT
It includes:
- the rpmJ gene encoding 50S ribosomal protein L36, which encodes MKVRSSVKKICDKCKVVRRKGTVRVICDNPKHKQRQG
- the secY gene encoding preprotein translocase subunit SecY, producing MIQIIQSIFAIPELRRRILFTFGLLVVYRIGAHIPTPGIDLAALEAFFEASKGTLLGFFDMFSGGALRRLTIFALGIMPYIDAAIILELLKVVIPHLARLAKEGEAGRKKLTQYTRYGTIVIGIIQALGISIGLESMQAPDGAAIVPHPGLAFRLLTILTLTSGTAFIMWLGEQITERGIGNGISLIIFAGIVVRMPAAIVNTFTLYKSGNISLVLVLALIVLMVAVVAFIVFAESGQRKIPVQYARRVVGRKMVGGQSTYIPLKINTSGVIPPIFASAIIMFPATILQFANVDFLKRISEYLSPGTVLYETLFVFFILFFCYFYTAVVFNPEDLAENLKKYGGFIPGVRPGKKTAEYIDRVVTRITLGGAVYVAAICVLPDILISKMNVPYYFGGTSLMIAVVTARDTVTQIESHLLTRHYKGFLKK
- the infA gene encoding translation initiation factor IF-1, with amino-acid sequence MGKEEPIEVEGTIVEPLPNAMFRVELEGGHRILAYISGKMRMHYIRILPGDKVKLELSPYDLNRGRIVFRYK
- the map gene encoding type I methionyl aminopeptidase yields the protein MIQIKTAEEIERMREAGLAVAQTLAGLRELVRPGVTTRELDRYAESTLRARGMRPAFKGYRGYPASICASPNEVVVHGIPSERRLAEGDILSIDVGAEFEGYFGDAAVTLPVGRIAPEAERLLRVTEEALARGLEQARPGNRLHDISWAIQSCAEEAGYGVVRDYVGHGIGRAMHEDPQVPNYGRPGSGPRLQAGMVLAIEPMINAGGAGVEVLADGWTVVTADRRLSAHFEHTVAIREEGPDVLTLPARA